One genomic region from Argentina anserina chromosome 2, drPotAnse1.1, whole genome shotgun sequence encodes:
- the LOC126783847 gene encoding uncharacterized protein LOC126783847 has product MNFLCTVLVLLSFLLFATITESRMGAGGYKEFENAIERRPQPENLWELMKEQLDTDNVNVNLSDDKDEKTDCRDGNALEMADDEVYNIDTTEVTKSSNHEKNPESSDDEVYEAANAFYEDFEPGPYISVYNN; this is encoded by the exons ATGAACTTCCTTTGTACCGTCCTCGTTCTTCTCTCATTTCTTTTG TTTGCAACAATTACAGAATCAAGAATGGGTGCAGGAGGCTACAAGGAATTCGAAAACGCTATTGAAAGACGTCCCCAGCCAGAAAACTTATGGGAACTCATGAAAGAACAATTGGACACTGATAATGTTAATGTTAATCTTTCTGATGATAAAGATGAGAAAACCGATTGCCGGGATGGGAATGCGCTTGAGATGGCTGATGATGAAGTATACAATATTGATACGACTGAAGTAACAAAATCCAGTAATCATGAAAAAAACCCAGAGTCCAGTGATGATGAAGTATACGAAGCCGCGAATGCCTTTTATGAAGACTTTGAGCCGGGGCCATATATTTCTGTTTATAACAACTGA
- the LOC126781963 gene encoding organ-specific protein P4-like yields MNSLFTIFALLALVLVATTVESRVGPGGYEKIVIERIPEDLWKLVKEKFELNNVNNLSDKKAEKADCHDTEKPKIEIEEFEPRPNVSVYHNDSEVKGSSKSIDNMESKDNGSKDKLSFEAKAKTHAFEEDFEPRPNVSMYND; encoded by the exons ATGAACTCCCTCTTTACCATCTTCGCTCTCCTCGCACTTGTTCTG GTTGCTACAACTGTAGAATCAAGAGTAGGACCAGGAGGATACGAGAAAATTGTCATCGAAAGGATACCGGAAGACTTATGGAAACTTGTGAAAGAAAAGTTTGAGCTTAATAATGTTAACAATCTATCTGATAAAAAGGCTGAGAAAGCCGACTGCCATGATACTGAGAAGCCTAAAATTGAGATTGAAGAGTTTGAACCGAGACCTAATGTCTCAGTTTATCATAATGACAGTGAAGTAAAAGGGTCGTCTAAGTCCATCGATAACATGGAATCTAAGGATAATGGTTCTAAGGATAAGCTGTCATTTGAAGCCAAAGCGAAAACGCATGCATTTGAAGAAGATTTTGAGCCAAGGCCAAATGTTTCTATGTACAATGACTGA